A section of the Phacochoerus africanus isolate WHEZ1 chromosome 4, ROS_Pafr_v1, whole genome shotgun sequence genome encodes:
- the CATSPERD gene encoding cation channel sperm-associated auxiliary subunit delta gives MLTKVSSDITQWGIKIPLQELTEPSPSFLFSGIEHPVSHISGDNCCYSENSFCMDISNSVFAYLHGAQISQTNIYFSNTRGYRFQKFAHERQAELVGSLGGAFYFHSLSQVGLLLIDQQKAMFSYSDHPLNRSFGLPFDYNGTLDILIAPGQKGILIFWFEKSLLVSRNAGQLVDPVRVREGQHILYPSIFDANITIHSIAANENELAVLTRESNLYYGSLGILSSSLIKFADQDIWSAEAVLVFTDVGLLEILTPLPDSTFPAFDFQKCPMNIQEILMDPQLHIDVCKVKLLQGEFSNKMYTIDMNSKLELTALMIPRPGTSPVPLVMVSNPHSLGLQAVIYEDGYTYDGNTKHRLNISLRQQHHWGRADPNFTSSIKRSTISTITLDIANKEISCVDLKPLTALISVGCDLEKKIVIQNEISACYNGILDPVALQDNYSYVIEREAYDPNFRGQEASEDLKVHYQYEKLGCPLLAYYDTPWKPVVELWREGTFQEVVEAEYVLLEVNGLFTYTYSLTADTALCRSQPQNWTSIAEMAGDRGPFAWDRETYVSCHDPDNDAPLTWPKVPYQILGGPTDNKVIFDQRNGIYIFFISIVDPYYSYCHLEATFSVYVYGAFPLSIIPAELTIVLLTVATLLSVWMAYMIPKQLHTEQGLRLKDFWVHLYRRCRKFCACFQGRC, from the exons GATATAAGTAATTCGGTTTTTGCTTATTTGCATGGAGCTCAGATATCTCAGACCAATATCTATTTTTCAAACACACGGGGATACAGATTTCAGAAGTTTGCTCATGAAAGACAG gCGGAACTAGTCGGGTCACTGGGTGGGGCCTTCTACTTTCACTCCCTGTCACAGGTCGGACTGCTTCTCATCGACCAACAGAAG GCCATGTTCAGCTACTCAGACCACCCCCTGAACCGCAGTTTCGGGCTGCCCTTTGACTACAATGGGACCCTCGACATCCTCATCGCCCCAGGCCAGAAAGGCATCTTGATCTTCTGGTTTGAGAAGAGCCTGCTGGTTTCTCGAAATGCAG GTCAGCTGGTCGACCCGGTCCGGGTGCGAGAAGGACAACACATCCTGTATCCTTCCATCTTTGATGCCAACATCACCATCCACAGCATCGCTGCCA ATGAAAACGAACTGGCAGTTTTAACTCGGGAGAGTAATTTGTACTATGGCAGCCTGGGAATTCTGTCAAGTTCTCTAATCAAA TTTGCAGACCAAGACATCTGGTCAGCGGAGGCAGTCCTGGTGTTCACTGATGTGGGGTTGCTTGAAATACTGACCCCACTTCCTGACTCCACCTTTCCAGCTTTCGATTTCCAGAAGTGCCCCATGAATATCCAGGAGATTCTCATGGACCCCCAACTCCACATTGACGTCTGCAAA GTGAAACTTCTGCAGGGAGAATTTTCAAACAAAATGTACACCATTGATATGAATAGCAAGTTGGAGTTGACGGCCCTGATGATACCCCGGCCGGGCACATCTCCAGTCCCTCTA GTGATGGTGAGCAACCCCCACTCCCTGGGGCTGCAGGCAGTCATCTACGAGGATGGCTACACCTACGACGGGAACACCAAGCACAGACTG AACATTTCCCTGAGGCAGCAGCACCACTGGGGCAGGGCTGACCCCAATTTCACCTCCAG CATAAAGAGATCCACCATATCTACCATCACTCTGGACATAGCTAACAAGGAGATCTCATGTGTGGACCTTAAACCACTG ACAGCTCTCATTTCAGTTGGTTGCGACCTGGAGAAGAAGATCGTCATTCAGAA TGAGATCTCAGCCTGTTACAATGGCATTCTTGACCCTGTGGCGCTTCAGGACAACTACAGCTATGTCATTGAGAG AGAAGCCTACGACCCCAACTTCCGTGGGCAGGAGGCCTCAGAGGACCTGAAGGTGCATTACCAATATGAGAAGCTGGGCTGCCCTCTCCTCGCCTACTACGACACCCCATGGAAGCCGGTGGTGGAGCT GTGGCGGGAAGGCACGTTCCAGGAGGTGGTCGAGGCCGAGTATGTCCTGCTGGAGGTGAATGGGCTGTTCACATACACCTACTCCCTGACGGCTGACACGGCCCTCTGCAGATCGCAGCCACAGAACTGGACCAGCATTGCCGAGATGGCCGGAGACCGGGGGCCCTTCGCCTGGGACCGAGAG ACATACGTGAGCTGCCATGACCCTGACAACGACGCACCCCTGACGTGGCCCAAAGTCCCGTATCAGATCTTGGGCGGCCCAACAGACAACAAGGTCATTTTTGACCAGAGAAATGGCATCTACATCTTCTTCATTTCCATCGTGGATCCGTACTACAG CTACTGTCACCTGGAGGCCACCTTCAGTGTCTACGTCTATGGCGCCTTCCCGCTGTCCATCATCCCGGCGGAGCTCACCATCGTCCTGCTCACGGTGGCCACCCTGCTGTCCGTGTGGATGGCCTACATGATCCCCAAGCAGCtgcacactgagcagggcctcaGGCTCAAGGACTTCTGGGTCCATCTGTACAGGAGATGCAGGAAGTTTTGTGCGTGTTTCCAGGGCAGGTGTTGA